Proteins co-encoded in one Prunus persica cultivar Lovell chromosome G6, Prunus_persica_NCBIv2, whole genome shotgun sequence genomic window:
- the LOC18772338 gene encoding RNA polymerase II C-terminal domain phosphatase-like 2 isoform X3 yields the protein MSRLGFKSVVFHGDLCLGELDAIPVKDQKFQFPNNEIRINRISQQSERCPPLSILQTISSFSVRCKLESTSPVEQPHLINLHACCFYEFKTAVVVVGGEEIHLVAMPSKQKKFPCFWCYAVPVGLYSASLRMLNLRCLSIVFDLDETLIVANTMKSFDDRIEALRSWIARESDMVRIAGMSAEMKRYMDDRWLLKQYIDNDCVVDNGKVYKVQQEDVPPLSDNHEKIVRPIIRLPDKNIVLTRINPEIRDTSVLVRLRPAWEDLRSYLTAKGRKRFEVYVCTMAERDYALEMWRLLDPESHLIGSKQLLDRVVCVKTGSRKSLLNVFQHGVCHPKMAMVIDDRSKVWEDKDQPRVHVVPAFTPYYAPQAETASPVPVLCVARNVACNVRGCFFKEFDEILLRRISEVFYEDEVVNLPPAPDVSNYLMSEDAGLATNGNVNAPVSEGMNGGEVARRINQSDDKFGTDSVAHSLKNHAEARSDNSPAPVAILPNVVGAASSRPVMPSQKPGLLGPPVRRDSFSDRDYEMKRGLLGTNPGLDMRNQTSAELPHLSRVPAQMPASSIHAQGGWLVDDDNNRGPPSNRPSGFVQPPDIIKSEKLVHQNPFSPATPSSTPSGLLSHKSDVKREEVCSGQDLQKQNLPPPSQLSEAGASQNQASSFNRESHLESAKVNLLPSPLSIGVLQEIGRRCSSKVEFRSVVSTSNDLQFSVEVLFTGEKIGFGMGRTRKDAQQQAAENALHSLADKYVAYLAPRSGAVDRDIDKVSVGNENGFVLDIVGPELTELLMEDGMPKESTSEAAEVEPGSTYITVSQQVQKRASSPRLLQSLPNKRLKEEILHGSQSLSSSRPQKNVPSDKP from the exons ATGAGCCGTTTAGGGTTTAAGTCCGTGGTCTTCCACGGCGACCTGTGTTTGGGAGAACTGGATGCTATTCCGGTgaaggaccagaagttccagTTCCCAAACAATGAGATTCGAATCAACCGCATATCGCAACAAAGTGAACGATGTCCTCCTCTCTCAATTCTCCAAACGATTTCGTCATTTTCGGTTCGATGCAAGCTCGAATCGACCTCCCCTGTTGAACAGCCCCATTTGATCAATCTTCACGCCTGCTGCTTCTACGAGTTCAAG ACTGCGGTTGTAGTGGTTGGTGGTGAAGAGATTCACTTGGTGGCAATGCCGAGTAAGCAGAAGAAGTTTCCATGCTTTTGGTGCTATGCGGTTCCTGTAGGTCTGTACAGTGCTTCACTACGAATGCTGAATCTAAGGTGTCTCTCAATTGTGTTTGATCTCGACGAGACGCTGATTGTTGCCAACACCATGAAGTCTTTTGATGATAGAATTGAGGCCTTACGAAGCTGGATTGCACGCGAGAGTGACATGGTGAGAATAGCTGGAATGTCTGCTGAAATGAAGCGGTACATGGACGATCGGTGGCTGTTGAAGCAGTACATAGATAATGATTGTGTGGTGGATAATGGAAAGGTGTACAAGGTTCAACAGGAGGATGTTCCTCCGCTGTCTGATAACCACGAGAAAATTGTTCGGCCTATCATTAGATTGCCAGATAAGAACATTGTGCTCACTCGCATCAATCCCGAG ATTCGTGATACCAGCGTGCTTGTGAGGTTACGACCTGCGTGGGAAGATTTGAGAAGTTATTTAACTGCAAAAGGACGCAAGCGGTTTGAAGTTTATGTCTGTACCATGGCTGAAAGGGATTATGCCTTAGAAATGTGGAGGCTTCTTGATCCAGAGTCACACCTAATAGGTTCAAAGCAACTTCTGGACCGTGTTGTTTGTGTCAAAACAG GCTCCAGGAAATCTTTACTCAATGTCTTTCAACATGGAGTGTGCCATCCAAAGATGGCAATGGTAATTGATGACCGTTCAAAGGTTTGGGAAGATAAGGATCAACCTCGAGTTCATGTAGTTCCAGCATTCACTCCTTATTATGCTCCTCAAGCAGAG ACAGCAAGTCCCGTTCCCGTCCTCTGTGTTGCAAGAAATGTTGCATGCAATGTCAGAGGTTGTTTTTTCAA AGAGTTTGATGAGATTTTACTGCGAAGAATCTCTGAAGTTTTTTATGAAGATGAGGTGGTAAATTTACCTCCTGCACCTGATGTGAGCAATTACTTGATGTCTGAG GATGCTGGTTTGGCAACCAATGGAAATGTTAATGCTCCTGTTAGTGAAGGAATGAATGGCGGTGAAGTTGCAAGGAGAATAAACCAATCT gATGACAAGTTTGGTACAGACTCAGTGGCTCATTCTCTGAAAAATCACGCTGAGGCAAGATCTGACAACTCTCCGGCACCTGTTGCAATTCTTCCCAATGTCGTTGGTGCAGCATCTTCAAGGCCAGTCATGCCTTCTCAGA AACCTGGTTTGCTTGGACCTCCTGTTAGACGAGACAGCTTTTCTGATCGTGACTATGAAATGAAGAGAGGACTCCTTGGTACAAATCCTGGTCTAGAtatgagaaatcaaacctCTGCTGAACTCCCGCATCTATCTAGGGTACCTGCACAAATGCCAGCATCCTCAATACATGCACAAGGGGGATGGTTGGTGGATGACGATAACAATAGAGGACCTCCGAGTAATCGACCTTCTGG GTTTGTTCAACCGCCTGACATCATAAAATCTGAAAAGCTAGTTCACCAGAATCCTTTTAGTCCTGCTACACCAAGTTCTACTCCCAGTGGTTTGCTCTCACACAAATCTGATGTGAAAAGGGAAGAG GTATGCTCTGGACAAgatttacaaaaacaaaatcttccTCCTCCAAGTCAGCTATCAG AGGCTGGTGCATCCCAGAATCAGGCATCTTCTTTTAATAGAGAATCTCATTTAGAATCTGCAAAAGTGAACCTCCTGCCGTCCCCTTTATCTATTGGAGTGCTGCAGGAAATTGGACGAAGATGCAGCTCAAAG GTTGAGTTCAGGTCTGTTGTAAGCACCAGTAATGATTTGCAGTTCTCTGTTGAG GTTCTCTTCACTGGAGAGAAGATTGGTTTTGGAATGGGTAGGACGAGGAAGGACGCTCAACAACAGGCTGCTGAGAATGCTCTTCACAGCTTGGCTG ATAAATATGTAGCGTATCTCGCACCTCGTTCTGGAGCTGTGGACAGAGATATTGATAAAGTCTCGGTCGGGAATGAAAATGGATTTGTATTGGACATCGTCGGTCCTGAATTGACTGAGCTGCTAATGGAAGATGGAATGCCTAAAGAAAGCACTTCTGAG GCTGCTGAAGTTGAACCTGGAAGTACTTATATTACGGTGAGTCAGCAAGTTCAAAAGCGTGCAAGTTCTCCAAG ATTGCTACAGTCTCTTCCAAATAAACGATTAAAGGAAGAAATATTGCATGGCTCACAAAGTTTATCATCTTCACGGCCGCAGAAGAATGTACCTTCAGACAAACCTTGA
- the LOC18772338 gene encoding RNA polymerase II C-terminal domain phosphatase-like 2 isoform X1, whose product MSRLGFKSVVFHGDLCLGELDAIPVKDQKFQFPNNEIRINRISQQSERCPPLSILQTISSFSVRCKLESTSPVEQPHLINLHACCFYEFKTAVVVVGGEEIHLVAMPSKQKKFPCFWCYAVPVGLYSASLRMLNLRCLSIVFDLDETLIVANTMKSFDDRIEALRSWIARESDMVRIAGMSAEMKRYMDDRWLLKQYIDNDCVVDNGKVYKVQQEDVPPLSDNHEKIVRPIIRLPDKNIVLTRINPEIRDTSVLVRLRPAWEDLRSYLTAKGRKRFEVYVCTMAERDYALEMWRLLDPESHLIGSKQLLDRVVCVKTGSRKSLLNVFQHGVCHPKMAMVIDDRSKVWEDKDQPRVHVVPAFTPYYAPQAETASPVPVLCVARNVACNVRGCFFKEFDEILLRRISEVFYEDEVVNLPPAPDVSNYLMSEDAGLATNGNVNAPVSEGMNGGEVARRINQSDDKFGTDSVAHSLKNHAEARSDNSPAPVAILPNVVGAASSRPVMPSQKPGLLGPPVRRDSFSDRDYEMKRGLLGTNPGLDMRNQTSAELPHLSRVPAQMPASSIHAQGGWLVDDDNNRGPPSNRPSGFVQPPDIIKSEKLVHQNPFNPATPSSTPSGPSNRPSGFVQPPDIIKSEKLVHQNPFSPATPSSTPSGLLSHKSDVKREEVCSGQDLQKQNLPPPSQLSEAGASQNQASSFNRESHLESAKVNLLPSPLSIGVLQEIGRRCSSKVEFRSVVSTSNDLQFSVEVLFTGEKIGFGMGRTRKDAQQQAAENALHSLADKYVAYLAPRSGAVDRDIDKVSVGNENGFVLDIVGPELTELLMEDGMPKESTSEAAEVEPGSTYITVSQQVQKRASSPRLLQSLPNKRLKEEILHGSQSLSSSRPQKNVPSDKP is encoded by the exons ATGAGCCGTTTAGGGTTTAAGTCCGTGGTCTTCCACGGCGACCTGTGTTTGGGAGAACTGGATGCTATTCCGGTgaaggaccagaagttccagTTCCCAAACAATGAGATTCGAATCAACCGCATATCGCAACAAAGTGAACGATGTCCTCCTCTCTCAATTCTCCAAACGATTTCGTCATTTTCGGTTCGATGCAAGCTCGAATCGACCTCCCCTGTTGAACAGCCCCATTTGATCAATCTTCACGCCTGCTGCTTCTACGAGTTCAAG ACTGCGGTTGTAGTGGTTGGTGGTGAAGAGATTCACTTGGTGGCAATGCCGAGTAAGCAGAAGAAGTTTCCATGCTTTTGGTGCTATGCGGTTCCTGTAGGTCTGTACAGTGCTTCACTACGAATGCTGAATCTAAGGTGTCTCTCAATTGTGTTTGATCTCGACGAGACGCTGATTGTTGCCAACACCATGAAGTCTTTTGATGATAGAATTGAGGCCTTACGAAGCTGGATTGCACGCGAGAGTGACATGGTGAGAATAGCTGGAATGTCTGCTGAAATGAAGCGGTACATGGACGATCGGTGGCTGTTGAAGCAGTACATAGATAATGATTGTGTGGTGGATAATGGAAAGGTGTACAAGGTTCAACAGGAGGATGTTCCTCCGCTGTCTGATAACCACGAGAAAATTGTTCGGCCTATCATTAGATTGCCAGATAAGAACATTGTGCTCACTCGCATCAATCCCGAG ATTCGTGATACCAGCGTGCTTGTGAGGTTACGACCTGCGTGGGAAGATTTGAGAAGTTATTTAACTGCAAAAGGACGCAAGCGGTTTGAAGTTTATGTCTGTACCATGGCTGAAAGGGATTATGCCTTAGAAATGTGGAGGCTTCTTGATCCAGAGTCACACCTAATAGGTTCAAAGCAACTTCTGGACCGTGTTGTTTGTGTCAAAACAG GCTCCAGGAAATCTTTACTCAATGTCTTTCAACATGGAGTGTGCCATCCAAAGATGGCAATGGTAATTGATGACCGTTCAAAGGTTTGGGAAGATAAGGATCAACCTCGAGTTCATGTAGTTCCAGCATTCACTCCTTATTATGCTCCTCAAGCAGAG ACAGCAAGTCCCGTTCCCGTCCTCTGTGTTGCAAGAAATGTTGCATGCAATGTCAGAGGTTGTTTTTTCAA AGAGTTTGATGAGATTTTACTGCGAAGAATCTCTGAAGTTTTTTATGAAGATGAGGTGGTAAATTTACCTCCTGCACCTGATGTGAGCAATTACTTGATGTCTGAG GATGCTGGTTTGGCAACCAATGGAAATGTTAATGCTCCTGTTAGTGAAGGAATGAATGGCGGTGAAGTTGCAAGGAGAATAAACCAATCT gATGACAAGTTTGGTACAGACTCAGTGGCTCATTCTCTGAAAAATCACGCTGAGGCAAGATCTGACAACTCTCCGGCACCTGTTGCAATTCTTCCCAATGTCGTTGGTGCAGCATCTTCAAGGCCAGTCATGCCTTCTCAGA AACCTGGTTTGCTTGGACCTCCTGTTAGACGAGACAGCTTTTCTGATCGTGACTATGAAATGAAGAGAGGACTCCTTGGTACAAATCCTGGTCTAGAtatgagaaatcaaacctCTGCTGAACTCCCGCATCTATCTAGGGTACCTGCACAAATGCCAGCATCCTCAATACATGCACAAGGGGGATGGTTGGTGGATGACGATAACAATAGAGGACCTCCGAGTAATCGACCTTCTGGGTTTGTTCAACCGCCTGACATCATAAAATCTGAAAAGCTAGTTCACCAGAATCCTTTTAATCCTGCTACACCAAGTTCTACTCCCAGTGGTCCGAGTAATCGACCTTCTGGGTTTGTTCAACCGCCTGACATCATAAAATCTGAAAAGCTAGTTCACCAGAATCCTTTTAGTCCTGCTACACCAAGTTCTACTCCCAGTGGTTTGCTCTCACACAAATCTGATGTGAAAAGGGAAGAG GTATGCTCTGGACAAgatttacaaaaacaaaatcttccTCCTCCAAGTCAGCTATCAG AGGCTGGTGCATCCCAGAATCAGGCATCTTCTTTTAATAGAGAATCTCATTTAGAATCTGCAAAAGTGAACCTCCTGCCGTCCCCTTTATCTATTGGAGTGCTGCAGGAAATTGGACGAAGATGCAGCTCAAAG GTTGAGTTCAGGTCTGTTGTAAGCACCAGTAATGATTTGCAGTTCTCTGTTGAG GTTCTCTTCACTGGAGAGAAGATTGGTTTTGGAATGGGTAGGACGAGGAAGGACGCTCAACAACAGGCTGCTGAGAATGCTCTTCACAGCTTGGCTG ATAAATATGTAGCGTATCTCGCACCTCGTTCTGGAGCTGTGGACAGAGATATTGATAAAGTCTCGGTCGGGAATGAAAATGGATTTGTATTGGACATCGTCGGTCCTGAATTGACTGAGCTGCTAATGGAAGATGGAATGCCTAAAGAAAGCACTTCTGAG GCTGCTGAAGTTGAACCTGGAAGTACTTATATTACGGTGAGTCAGCAAGTTCAAAAGCGTGCAAGTTCTCCAAG ATTGCTACAGTCTCTTCCAAATAAACGATTAAAGGAAGAAATATTGCATGGCTCACAAAGTTTATCATCTTCACGGCCGCAGAAGAATGTACCTTCAGACAAACCTTGA
- the LOC18772338 gene encoding RNA polymerase II C-terminal domain phosphatase-like 2 isoform X2 — translation MSRLGFKSVVFHGDLCLGELDAIPVKDQKFQFPNNEIRINRISQQSERCPPLSILQTISSFSVRCKLESTSPVEQPHLINLHACCFYEFKTAVVVVGGEEIHLVAMPSKQKKFPCFWCYAVPVGLYSASLRMLNLRCLSIVFDLDETLIVANTMKSFDDRIEALRSWIARESDMVRIAGMSAEMKRYMDDRWLLKQYIDNDCVVDNGKVYKVQQEDVPPLSDNHEKIVRPIIRLPDKNIVLTRINPEIRDTSVLVRLRPAWEDLRSYLTAKGRKRFEVYVCTMAERDYALEMWRLLDPESHLIGSKQLLDRVVCVKTGSRKSLLNVFQHGVCHPKMAMVIDDRSKVWEDKDQPRVHVVPAFTPYYAPQAETASPVPVLCVARNVACNVRGCFFKEFDEILLRRISEVFYEDEVVNLPPAPDVSNYLMSEDAGLATNGNVNAPVSEGMNGGEVARRINQSDDKFGTDSVAHSLKNHAEARSDNSPAPVAILPNVVGAASSRPVMPSQKPGLLGPPVRRDSFSDRDYEMKRGLLGTNPGLDMRNQTSAELPHLSRVPAQMPASSIHAQGGWLVDDDNNRGPPSNRPSGFVQPPDIIKSEKLVHQNPFNPATPSSTPSGPSNRPSGFVQPPDIIKSEKLVHQNPFSPATPSSTPSGLLSHKSDVKREEVCSGQDLQKQNLPPPSQLSEAGASQNQASSFNRESHLESAKVNLLPSPLSIGVLQEIGRRCSSKVEFRSVVSTSNDLQFSVEVLFTGEKIGFGMGRTRKDAQQQAAENALHSLADKYVAYLAPRSGAVDRDIDKVSVGNENGFVLDIVGPELTELLMEDGMPKESTSEAAEVEPGSTYITVSQQVQKRASSPR, via the exons ATGAGCCGTTTAGGGTTTAAGTCCGTGGTCTTCCACGGCGACCTGTGTTTGGGAGAACTGGATGCTATTCCGGTgaaggaccagaagttccagTTCCCAAACAATGAGATTCGAATCAACCGCATATCGCAACAAAGTGAACGATGTCCTCCTCTCTCAATTCTCCAAACGATTTCGTCATTTTCGGTTCGATGCAAGCTCGAATCGACCTCCCCTGTTGAACAGCCCCATTTGATCAATCTTCACGCCTGCTGCTTCTACGAGTTCAAG ACTGCGGTTGTAGTGGTTGGTGGTGAAGAGATTCACTTGGTGGCAATGCCGAGTAAGCAGAAGAAGTTTCCATGCTTTTGGTGCTATGCGGTTCCTGTAGGTCTGTACAGTGCTTCACTACGAATGCTGAATCTAAGGTGTCTCTCAATTGTGTTTGATCTCGACGAGACGCTGATTGTTGCCAACACCATGAAGTCTTTTGATGATAGAATTGAGGCCTTACGAAGCTGGATTGCACGCGAGAGTGACATGGTGAGAATAGCTGGAATGTCTGCTGAAATGAAGCGGTACATGGACGATCGGTGGCTGTTGAAGCAGTACATAGATAATGATTGTGTGGTGGATAATGGAAAGGTGTACAAGGTTCAACAGGAGGATGTTCCTCCGCTGTCTGATAACCACGAGAAAATTGTTCGGCCTATCATTAGATTGCCAGATAAGAACATTGTGCTCACTCGCATCAATCCCGAG ATTCGTGATACCAGCGTGCTTGTGAGGTTACGACCTGCGTGGGAAGATTTGAGAAGTTATTTAACTGCAAAAGGACGCAAGCGGTTTGAAGTTTATGTCTGTACCATGGCTGAAAGGGATTATGCCTTAGAAATGTGGAGGCTTCTTGATCCAGAGTCACACCTAATAGGTTCAAAGCAACTTCTGGACCGTGTTGTTTGTGTCAAAACAG GCTCCAGGAAATCTTTACTCAATGTCTTTCAACATGGAGTGTGCCATCCAAAGATGGCAATGGTAATTGATGACCGTTCAAAGGTTTGGGAAGATAAGGATCAACCTCGAGTTCATGTAGTTCCAGCATTCACTCCTTATTATGCTCCTCAAGCAGAG ACAGCAAGTCCCGTTCCCGTCCTCTGTGTTGCAAGAAATGTTGCATGCAATGTCAGAGGTTGTTTTTTCAA AGAGTTTGATGAGATTTTACTGCGAAGAATCTCTGAAGTTTTTTATGAAGATGAGGTGGTAAATTTACCTCCTGCACCTGATGTGAGCAATTACTTGATGTCTGAG GATGCTGGTTTGGCAACCAATGGAAATGTTAATGCTCCTGTTAGTGAAGGAATGAATGGCGGTGAAGTTGCAAGGAGAATAAACCAATCT gATGACAAGTTTGGTACAGACTCAGTGGCTCATTCTCTGAAAAATCACGCTGAGGCAAGATCTGACAACTCTCCGGCACCTGTTGCAATTCTTCCCAATGTCGTTGGTGCAGCATCTTCAAGGCCAGTCATGCCTTCTCAGA AACCTGGTTTGCTTGGACCTCCTGTTAGACGAGACAGCTTTTCTGATCGTGACTATGAAATGAAGAGAGGACTCCTTGGTACAAATCCTGGTCTAGAtatgagaaatcaaacctCTGCTGAACTCCCGCATCTATCTAGGGTACCTGCACAAATGCCAGCATCCTCAATACATGCACAAGGGGGATGGTTGGTGGATGACGATAACAATAGAGGACCTCCGAGTAATCGACCTTCTGGGTTTGTTCAACCGCCTGACATCATAAAATCTGAAAAGCTAGTTCACCAGAATCCTTTTAATCCTGCTACACCAAGTTCTACTCCCAGTGGTCCGAGTAATCGACCTTCTGGGTTTGTTCAACCGCCTGACATCATAAAATCTGAAAAGCTAGTTCACCAGAATCCTTTTAGTCCTGCTACACCAAGTTCTACTCCCAGTGGTTTGCTCTCACACAAATCTGATGTGAAAAGGGAAGAG GTATGCTCTGGACAAgatttacaaaaacaaaatcttccTCCTCCAAGTCAGCTATCAG AGGCTGGTGCATCCCAGAATCAGGCATCTTCTTTTAATAGAGAATCTCATTTAGAATCTGCAAAAGTGAACCTCCTGCCGTCCCCTTTATCTATTGGAGTGCTGCAGGAAATTGGACGAAGATGCAGCTCAAAG GTTGAGTTCAGGTCTGTTGTAAGCACCAGTAATGATTTGCAGTTCTCTGTTGAG GTTCTCTTCACTGGAGAGAAGATTGGTTTTGGAATGGGTAGGACGAGGAAGGACGCTCAACAACAGGCTGCTGAGAATGCTCTTCACAGCTTGGCTG ATAAATATGTAGCGTATCTCGCACCTCGTTCTGGAGCTGTGGACAGAGATATTGATAAAGTCTCGGTCGGGAATGAAAATGGATTTGTATTGGACATCGTCGGTCCTGAATTGACTGAGCTGCTAATGGAAGATGGAATGCCTAAAGAAAGCACTTCTGAG GCTGCTGAAGTTGAACCTGGAAGTACTTATATTACGGTGAGTCAGCAAGTTCAAAAGCGTGCAAGTTCTCCAAGGTAA
- the LOC18771947 gene encoding clathrin light chain 2 has translation MSSFGSGSTRPFDDDGYTGYDPRLASKQFDSFSNFDADSVNDSSPIFSNQPYLAGDNAFSSHPVPRTQSLPSMFSKGGPSLPSPAEMEPDEGFPLKEWWRRNVLELEEKEKKEKEKLQRIIEEAEAYKVEFYRKRQLSVEKKKASNRESEKVFVENQEKFQAEAEKNYWKAIAELIPREVAAIEKRGKKRDKDKEKKASVVVVQGSKPGKPTDLTRMRQILVKLNYNPPQHMKPKPEPTAQPKQDAQAIVINEAAVAAV, from the exons atgtcatCGTTCGGATCCGGGTCGACCCGCCCGTTCGACGACGACGGGTATACGGGCTACGATCCTCGGCTCGCGTCCAAGCAATTCGACTCGTTCTCGAACTTCGACGCCGACTCCGTCAACGACTCGTCGCCGATCTTCTCCAACCAGCCGTACCTTGCCGGAGACAACGCGTTCAGCTCTCATCCGGTGCCGCGAACTCAATCGCTGCCGTCGATGTTCTCCAAAGGCGGACCGTCGTTGCCGTCTCCGGCTGAGATGGAGCCGGACGAGGGCTTCCCACTGAAAGAGTGGTGGAG ACGAAACGTGCTTGAGTtggaggagaaggagaagaaggagaaagagaagttGCAGAGGATAATCGAAGAAGCAGAGGCTTACAAGGTGGAGTTCTACAGGAAGCGTCAGCTCAGcgttgagaagaagaaagcgtCGAACAGAGAAAGCGAGAAGGTGTTTGTGGAAAATCAAGAGAAATTTCAAGCAGAAGCTGAGAAAAATTACTGGAAAGCAATCGCAGAGCTTATACCTCGCGAGGTGGCAGCGATAGAGAAGAGGGGGAAGAagagagacaaagacaaagagAAGAAGGCTTCCGTGGTTGTGGTTCAAGGGTCAAAGCCTGGAAAGCCAACCGACCTCACGAGAATGCGTCAGATTCTTGTGAAGCTTAATTACAATCCCCCTCAGCATATGAAGCCCAAACCAGAACCAACAGCTCAACCCAAACAAGATGCTCAAGCAATTGTGATTAATGAAGCTGCTGTAGCTGCTGTTTAG
- the LOC18772698 gene encoding putative serine/threonine-protein kinase isoform X1 yields the protein MVCGCFGGVFNRSKEGNASGSSVQAQGITTSNVRLFSYNSLRSATRNFHPSSRIGGGGYGVVYRGVLRDGTQVAIKCLSAESKQGANEFLTEINVISSMRHPNLVELIGCCVEDNHRILVYEYLENNSLASSLLGSRSKYVFLDWPKRAAICLGTATGLAFLHEEAEQHIVHRDIKASNILLDANFHPKIGDFGLAKLFPDNVTHLSTRVAGTEGYLAPEYALLGQLTKKADVYSFGVVLLEIISGRSSSKAAFGEQLQVLVEWTWKLREEKRLLEIVDPELTAYSEAEVMRFIKVALFCTQGAAQQRPTMKQVVEMLSKEVHINENALLEPPKPREQASRKFGGPSSSGTSSSHSGKRKQSSANPDITSTRSLIYDDTETQMLPR from the exons ATGGTTTGTGGTTGCTTCGGCGGTGTGTTCAATAGGAGTAAAGAAGGGAATGCTTCCGGGTCGTCCGTCCAGGCACAAG GGATTACCACCAGCAATGTAAGGCTCTTTTCTTATAATTCATTGAGATCAGCTACTAGGAATTTTCATCCATCAAGCAGGATAGGAGGAGGAGGTTATGGAGTTGTCTATAGG GGAGTTCTAAGAGACGGTACCCAAGTTGCGATCAAGTGTCTTTCTGCAGAATCTAAACAAGGAGCAAATGAATTTTTGACAGAGATTAACGTGATATCAAGTATGCGACATCCAAACCTTGTTGAGCTCATTGGTTGCTGCGTGGAGGACAATCATCGAATATTGGTATATGAATATCTGGAGAACAACAGTCTTGCAAGTTCTTTGCTTG GTTCAAGAAGTAAATATGTTTTTCTAGATTGGCCAAAGAGAGCTGCGATTTGCCTTGGTACAGCTACTGGTCTTGCATTTCTTCATGAGGAAGCTGAGCAACATATTGTCCATAGAGATATCAAGGCTAGCAATATACTTCTTGATGCAAATTTCCATCCTAAAATTGGAGATTTTGGGCTGGCAAAACTTTTTCCAGATAACGTCACTCATCTTAGTACTAGAGTGGCGGGAACAGA GGGATATCTGGCCCCAGAATATGCACTTTTGGGACAGCTTACAAAGAAAGCAGATGTGTACAGTTTCGGGGTGGTCTTGCTTGAGATAATCAGTGGCAGAAGTAGTAGCAAGGCAGCCTTTGGGGAGCAACTGCAGGTTCTGGTCGAATGG ACATGGAAactaagagaagaaaaaaggctGCTGGAAATTGTTGATCCAGAATTGACTGCATATTCAGAGGCTGAGGTCATGCGGTTCATTAAGGTTGCCCTGTTCTGTACTCAAGGAGCCGCGCAACAAAGACCAACAATGAAGCAAGTGGTGGAAATGCTTTCCAAAGAGGTCCACATAAATGAGAATGCCCTACTAGAGCCCCCAAAGCCAAGGGAGCAGGCATCCCGGAAGTTCGGCGGTCCCAGTTCGTCGGGTACATCATCGTCTCATTCAGGGAAACGCAAGCAATCATCGGCGAATCCCGACATAACTTCCACCCGCTCATTGATCTACGACGACACCGAAACACAAATGCTTCCTAGATGA
- the LOC18772698 gene encoding putative serine/threonine-protein kinase isoform X2, translating to MLPGRPSRHKGVLRDGTQVAIKCLSAESKQGANEFLTEINVISSMRHPNLVELIGCCVEDNHRILVYEYLENNSLASSLLGSRSKYVFLDWPKRAAICLGTATGLAFLHEEAEQHIVHRDIKASNILLDANFHPKIGDFGLAKLFPDNVTHLSTRVAGTEGYLAPEYALLGQLTKKADVYSFGVVLLEIISGRSSSKAAFGEQLQVLVEWTWKLREEKRLLEIVDPELTAYSEAEVMRFIKVALFCTQGAAQQRPTMKQVVEMLSKEVHINENALLEPPKPREQASRKFGGPSSSGTSSSHSGKRKQSSANPDITSTRSLIYDDTETQMLPR from the exons ATGCTTCCGGGTCGTCCGTCCAGGCACAAG GGAGTTCTAAGAGACGGTACCCAAGTTGCGATCAAGTGTCTTTCTGCAGAATCTAAACAAGGAGCAAATGAATTTTTGACAGAGATTAACGTGATATCAAGTATGCGACATCCAAACCTTGTTGAGCTCATTGGTTGCTGCGTGGAGGACAATCATCGAATATTGGTATATGAATATCTGGAGAACAACAGTCTTGCAAGTTCTTTGCTTG GTTCAAGAAGTAAATATGTTTTTCTAGATTGGCCAAAGAGAGCTGCGATTTGCCTTGGTACAGCTACTGGTCTTGCATTTCTTCATGAGGAAGCTGAGCAACATATTGTCCATAGAGATATCAAGGCTAGCAATATACTTCTTGATGCAAATTTCCATCCTAAAATTGGAGATTTTGGGCTGGCAAAACTTTTTCCAGATAACGTCACTCATCTTAGTACTAGAGTGGCGGGAACAGA GGGATATCTGGCCCCAGAATATGCACTTTTGGGACAGCTTACAAAGAAAGCAGATGTGTACAGTTTCGGGGTGGTCTTGCTTGAGATAATCAGTGGCAGAAGTAGTAGCAAGGCAGCCTTTGGGGAGCAACTGCAGGTTCTGGTCGAATGG ACATGGAAactaagagaagaaaaaaggctGCTGGAAATTGTTGATCCAGAATTGACTGCATATTCAGAGGCTGAGGTCATGCGGTTCATTAAGGTTGCCCTGTTCTGTACTCAAGGAGCCGCGCAACAAAGACCAACAATGAAGCAAGTGGTGGAAATGCTTTCCAAAGAGGTCCACATAAATGAGAATGCCCTACTAGAGCCCCCAAAGCCAAGGGAGCAGGCATCCCGGAAGTTCGGCGGTCCCAGTTCGTCGGGTACATCATCGTCTCATTCAGGGAAACGCAAGCAATCATCGGCGAATCCCGACATAACTTCCACCCGCTCATTGATCTACGACGACACCGAAACACAAATGCTTCCTAGATGA